From a region of the Euwallacea similis isolate ESF13 chromosome 3, ESF131.1, whole genome shotgun sequence genome:
- the tou gene encoding bromodomain adjacent to zinc finger domain protein 2B isoform X11, with the protein MDKENGKANESPSGSSKVSNVQDPAALLDAASLFGAYWPRGDANAANLFAAAGGFGLPPHAATALPFGMLPPAASSQSTRGGSASSSASSLPPNYPAVSSTSSTPGAAAAAAAAYSNAAYSNTLSVAASQAASLGMPAASAAWWSMASHLAAQDYLARLQASGLNFPMGGPDPYAALGLPSLTSMQQQQHKSKGSSSKSISRSSSSSSAKDKISSVGSSSSLKMDHNAKVNSGLSVSKSSTNNSMKYSPPSGLTIQPSLKLPSNSSGASERARKSNVSGDLGYLSKLDNKQKSGSSAGVKPVLDSPNLFSNPLSLASSQDKSGGLNSAGMPNSVNSVAGLPASILSAALEGSSDPNSILGGVRLPPDTEIIKYTSSIVGPKVPGTTNRGRKKTISLDPPSVSVLPSSGGGIYLDRGSKRPKFNQEDITPPDTPSSDRVEVIKLPATNGSPSGISSYSSTGETSGEAPLNLSLKPTATANSGTSSSLNSLSNMSANIGSDRISRRKPGPKPRRVVPMDSTPPPTTPPSTFSQFYPGAESPRPPSRNEGSDGGSSTSSTSAPTSSGGNTLLPNHKEGRPRNLGRGVSKPKKNTVASLLAQSRALGIKPVPMLDPNASMNQQMNLLKSNILAAQQYISEAGGDEKALNKFLQERFKGALSDGSTVDASDSDNLSDSNPTDSEVETDSAPPLLNKRQKQYDERLLRVPLEKGWRRETIIRGVTKNGGIKGDVTYAAPDSSNKFKQMSDVTQYLEYQKTTDLTKDNFTFSCRVIIGDYLQPVPPEMQTDGNEFIYLTEEDVTKRLEELRAAMRTSLPVEQRIEMARKQQAARAAARIDREQQKLVRELERSERQEAARREKEARSQQILEERELKRQQAAMLKEQEKERRRQHLALIKAMENRRKMEEKERRKQQLMAEKQANKEKKLEQRKADLEILTELRKPCEDLELQNQKALPEFERISGLKLPGRAFADALMVFEFLHNFGETLGFDMESLPTLDSLQQALMSSENCYEAEEELFSVMTHLLVCAIEDPGIPHPARHTTVLGQSLRQADITPSNLSEILRIYLYANATGEVKALTGVHFERDRERRIADHHQTEEEMHQTITGKNSHYYELLHDNTTYKMSDLLKDKPFMALSPTDKAAILAYICNELLQNKAVLRQIDSSMSTMIEHKRDKWLLDQKIRKLKVLHNRKVKTEALEKSHEDGTADSPHTLHKDDHELLDEEEHEMSDNESVGTQPEEEEDAKLSGEELAKKLEKHIQTSENHLTSSNLASSQLRAVTFGEDRFFRRYWSLPKSGGIFIEAMESAEPEQFAEQLDHREVITNGIMMISSLNDLNNVMQNVEKIMDHTADKEVSNIVEKQENETPERAVENGEINDKTEGNLEQLQKSVDDLVQSLEKEQKESMKLKATVKSENHCDSISNRKFNLFERLGQCMERENKTEEDLKADVKAEVKEELKNEILKELKQEIKPELIKSEFEEGEEVKWFSILQKDGVTCDEIHLSTGNKWENGVCLGDSKVPVFPPPGTNANYHHNCESPAPLQMTSEESAQLEHIKKYGKPAVANKKTVPLEKRYGWWRMMSLDQLRELLDNLHVRGVRERELKRSFLLTMQQMYNKGKLVIEEGNPELTNLVAESIEGVCMVAEGAPMPYEAGWWSKAIAHRVDMFLLEQVEALEDKVASASLQVKGWKVPERENVDVPYGEVIETIKDKLASLELNIERRYLKPPLGTNPGFRSSTGGAQDPHQQPTEAAATSPITSATSTPITQPPAGSSQCPTGTTSSSTSTTSDDIPKGLATWREAVHRATTSAQLAMSLYALESSIAWDKSIMKAVSDQAEFSLLNARKYNTNLSNCQFCHSGDNEDKLLLCDSCDRGYHTYCFKPKMENIPDGDWYCHECMNKATSERNCIVCGKKISMAGTRLLVCEICPRAYHTDCIQPQIHKVPRGKWYCSNCISKKPPKKTVKKPKTSNRESESSDQPPASPTPSHSSVTTNEDLPTTNCSLGSDVSIVSNTSTIAPENSPSALAAKKEKEKEKAQKRLMKELAPCRVILDDLECHDDAWPFLLPVNTKQFPTYKKIIKVPMDLSTIKKRLQDLVYKSREDFCADVRQIFNNCETFNEDDSPVGKAGHCMRQFFEARWTELCSNHS; encoded by the exons ATGGATAAGGAAAATGGAAAGGCCAACGAGAGTCCTTCCGGTTCGAGCAAGGTGTCCAACGTGCAAGACCCAGCTGCTTTACTCGATGCTGCCAGTTTATTCGGag CTTATTGGCCTAGAGGCGATGCGAATGCCGCCAACTTGTTCGCAGCAGCGGGCGGTTTCGGTTTACCGCCCCATGCTGCCACTGCCCTTCCCTTCGGAATGCTGCCTCCAGCCGCTTCCTCGCAGTCTACGAGAGGCGGCAGTGCTTCGTCCTCAGCTTCAAGCTTGCCGCCCAATTACCCCGCAGTTTCATCGACCTCTTCGACTCCGGGGGCAGCAGCTGCAGCCGCCGCCGCCTACAGCAACGCGGCCTACTCCAACACGTTATCGGTGGCGGCAAGTCAGGCGGCTAGCTTAGGGATGCCCGCTGCAA GTGCCGCTTGGTGGTCGATGGCATCCCACTTAGCCGCCCAAGACTACCTCGCCCGTCTTCAAGCGTCCGGCTTGAACTTTCCAATGGGAGGGCCGGATCCTTATGCTGCCCTAGGACTTCCCTCACTGACTTCCATGCAACAGCAACAGCACAAGTCCAAAGGCTCCTCTTCAAAGTCCATTTCGAGGTCCAGTTCCTCGAGCAGTGCAAAGGACAAGATCTCCTCCGTTGGAAGTTCCTCCTCCCTGAAGATGGACCACAATGCCAAGGTCAATTCTGGGCTCAGTGTGAG cAAATCTTCAACAAACAATTCCATGAAGTACTCGCCGCCCTCAGGCCTGACGATACAACCGAGTTTGAAGCTGCCTTCGAACTCGTCCGGGGCGAGTGAGCGAGCACGTAAATCGAATGTTAGTGGCGATTTGGGCTACTTGAGCAAGCTtgacaataaacaaaaaagtggtAGCAGTGCGGGAGTGAAACCTGTCTTGGATTCTCCCAATTTGTTCTCGAACCCTTTGAGTCTGGCCAGCAGTCAGGACAAAAGTGGCGGCTTAAATAGTGCCGGCATGCCGAATTCCGTCAATAGTGTTGCAGGATTACCCGCCAGCATTCTCAG CGCTGCCCTGGAGGGAAGTAG TGATCCTAATTCAATTTTGGGTGGTGTTAGGTTGCCACCCGACACCGAAATCATCAAGTACACATCGTCGATAGTGGGCCCCAAAGTGCCCGGCACGACCAACAGGGGCCGAAAGAAAACCATCTCTCTCGACCCCCCTTCGGTTAGCGTACTGCCGTCGAGTGGGGGAGGGATCTACCTGGATCGTGGGTCGAAAAGACCTAAATTCAAT CAGGAAGATATAACCCCTCCAGACACGCCATCCTCAGACCGCGTGGAAGTCATTAAACTGCCCGCTACTAATGGTAGTCCCTCGGGGATTTCTTCTTATAGCTCCACAGGAGAAACCTCTGGCGAAGCTCCCTTGAATCTCTCCCTCAAACCCACCGCGACGGCCAATAGCGGAACCAGCTCCTCACTTAATTCTCTAAGCAATATGAGTGCCAACATAGGGTCTGATCGAATAT CTCGCCGAAAACCGGGGCCCAAACCACGGCGAGTCGTTCCCATGGACTCTACTCCTCCCCCCACCACTCCTCCTAGTACTTTCAGCCAGTTCTACCCCGGAGCCGAATCTCCGCGTCCTCCAAGCAGAAACGAAGGTTCGGACGGTGGTAGTTCTACCTCATCTACATCAGCTCCGACGTCATCAGGCGGCAATACTCTCTTACCCAATCATAAAGAGGGACGACCGAGGAACCTAGGGAGAGGTGTTAGCAAGCCCAAGAAGAACACTGTGGCCTCACTGCTGGCTCAAAGCAGGGCTTTAG GTATCAAGCCGGTACCGATGTTGGACCCTAACGCTTCTATGAACCAGCAAATGAACCTACTGAAGTCGAATATTTTGGCGGCACAGCAGTACATTTCGGAAGCGGGAGGTGACGAGAAGGccctaaataaatttctacAGGAGAGATTCAAAGGGGCACTAAGTGACGGCAGTACGGTCGACGCGTCGGACTCCGATAACCTATCTGACTCGAATCCCACTGATTCAGAAGTGGAGACCGACTCGGCACCTCCGCTTCTCAATAAGAGACAGAAGCAGTACGATGAGCGGCTGTTAAGGGTGCCGCTAGAGAAAG GTTGGAGGAGGGAGACGATAATTAGAGGTGTAACGAAGAACGGGGGCATCAAGGGAGATGTGACTTATGCGGCGCCTGACTCCTCGAATAAGTTCAAGCAAATGTCTGATGTTACGCAATACTTGGAGTACCAGAAGACCACGGATCTGACTAAGGATAACTTTACGTTCAGTTGTCGAGTTATTATCGGCGACTATTTGCAGCCGGTACCTCCGGAGATGCAAACGGACGGCAAcgaattcatttatttaactgAAGAAGACGTAACTAAAAG ACTGGAAGAATTAAGAGCCGCCATGCGAACAAGTTTACCTGTAGAACAACGAATAGAAATGGCGAGAAAACAACAAGCGGCTAGGGCCGCTGCCAGAATCGATAGGGAACAGCAAAAATTGGTGAGGGAGCTTGAGCGGAGCGAAAGGCAAGAGGCGGCCCGCCGAGAGAAAGAGGCGAGATCTCAACAAATACTAGAG GAGAGAGAACTCAAAAGACAACAGGCAGCAATGCTGAAAGAACAA GAGAAAGAACGAAGGCGGCAACACTTGGCCCTGATCAAAGCCATGGAGAACCGCAGGAAGATGGAGGAGAAAGAGCGCAGAAAGCAACAACTCATGGCTGAGAAGCAGGCGAATAAAGAGAAAAAGCTAGAGCAAAGGAAAGCAGATTTGGAGATCCTCACGGAACTGCGGAAACCTTGCGAAGACCTGGAATTGCAAAATCAGAAAGCTCTTCCTGAATTCGAGCGCATTTCAGGTTTGAAGCTGCCTGGAAGGGCTTTTGCGGATGCGTTGATGGTCTTCGAGTTCCTGCACAACTTTGGAGAAACTCTGGGTTTTGACATGGAATCATTGCCCACGTTGGACTCCCTGCAGCAGGCCTTAATGTCCAGTGAGAACTGCTACGAGGCCGAAGAAGAGCTGTTCTCTGTGATGACTCATTTGCTGGTGTGCGCTATTGAAGACCCGGGAATTCCTCATCCTGCCAGACACACCACTGTTCTCGGCCAAAGCTTGAGGCAAGCCGACATCACTCCTTCCAATCTCTCTGAGATTTTGCGTATTTATTTGTACGCCAATGCCACTGGAGAGGTCAAAGCGTTGACCGGCGTTCATTTCGAGAGAGATCGTGAAAGAAGGATTGCGGACCACCATCAAACTGAGGAGGAGATGCATCAGACCATCACAGGGAAAAACAGCCATTATTATGAACTCCTGCATGACAACACCACGTATAAAATGTCAGATTTATTGAAGGATAAGCCGTTTATGGCTCTATCGCCCACTGATAAAGCTGCTATTTTGGCCTATATTTGCAACGAGTTGCTACAGAATAAGGCGGTATTGAGGCAAATTGACAGCTCCATGTCCACGATGATAGAACACAAGAGGGATAAGTGGTTGCTAGATCAAAAGATTAGAAAGCTGAAAGTACTGCATAATCGGAAAGTTAAAACTGAGGCCTTGGAGAAGTCGCACGAGGATGGTACTGCGGATTCTCCTCACACGTTACATAAGGACGATCATGAGTTGCTCGATGAGGAGGAGCACGAGATGAGTGATAATGAGAGCGTGGGCACTCAGCCTGAAGAGGAGGAAGATGCCAAATTGTCCGGAGAGGAGTTGGCGAAGAAACTGGAGAAGCACATTCAGACTTCTGAAAATCATCTTACTTCGAGCAATTTAGCTAGTTCTCAATTACGGGCGGTGACATTCGGAGAAGACCGGTTCTTCCGAAGATACTGGTCTCTTCCGAAATCTGGAGGCATTTTCATCGAGGCTATGGAATCCGCGGAACCAGAACAATTTGCGGAACAATTGGACCATAGGGAGGTGATCACCAACGGTATTATGATGATAAG cAGCCTGAATGATCTCAACAACGTCATGCAGAACGTGGAAAAGATAATGGACCACACGGCCGATAAGGAAGTGAGCAATATTGTGGAAAAACAAGAGAACGAAACTCCCGAGAGGGCAGTTGAAAACGGGGAAATTAACGACAAAACCGAGGGTAATTTGGAGCAGCTGCAGAAGAGCGTGGATGACTTGGTACAAAGCCTGGAAAAAGAGCAGAAAGAGTCCATGAAGCTAAAAGCAACTGTTAAAAGCGAAAACCATTGCGATTCTATTTCCaacagaaaattcaatttattcgAACGTCTGGGGCAATGCATGGAGCGGGAGAACAAAACCGAGGAAGATTTAAAGGCGGATGTTAAAGCTGAGGTAAAGGAAGAACTGAAGAACGAAATCCTCAAAGAACTGAAACAGGAAATTAAACCAGAGCTCATAAAATCGGAGTTCGAAGAGGGGGAAGAGGTCAAGTGGTTCAGCATTTTGCAAAAAGACGGAGTCACCTGTGACGAAATCCATTTGTCAACTGGAAATAAGTGGGAGAATGGCGTTTGTCTCGGCGACTCCAAAGTGCCAGTGTTTCCTCCTCCAGGTACCAACGCCAACTATCACCACAACTGCGAAAGCCCTGCACCGCTCCAAATGACGTCGGAGGAGAGTGCTCAATTGGAgcatatcaaaaaatatggtAAGCCTGCCGTGGCCAATAAGAAAACAGTGCCCTTAGAGAAGCGCTACGGTTGGTGGAGGATGATGAGCCTGGATCAACTGAGAGAGTTACTGGACAATTTGCACGTCAGGGGAGTTCGGGAGAGGGAGTTAAAGCGCAGCTTCTTGTTGACCATGCAACAGATGTACAACAAGGGGAAGTTAGTCATCGAGGAGGGGAATCCGGAGTTGACAAATTTGGTGGCGGAGAGTATAGAAGGGGTCTGCATGGTGGCCGAAGGGGCGCCGATGCCCTACGAAGCTGGATGGTGGAGCAAAGCAATTGCACATCGGGTGGATATGTTCTTGCTAGAACAG GTGGAAGCTTTGGAGGATAAGGTGGCGAGCGCCAGCTTACAAGTTAAAGGTTGGAAAGTGCCCGAAAGGGAGAACGTCGATGTTCCTTACGGAGAAgtaattgaaacaattaagGACAAATTGGCCTCACTGGAACTCAATATCGAAAGGCGCTATTTGAAGCCTCCACTGGGAACTAA tcCGGGTTTCCGCTCAAGTACCGGTGGCGCCCAAGACCCGCACCAACAACCAACCGAAGCTGCCGCCACCTCACCCATTACGTCCGCAACATCGACCCCTATAACTCAACCCCCTGCCGGTTCGTCCCAATGTCCAACCGGAACTACCAGCAGTTCCACGTCCACAACATCAGACGATATCCCCAAAGGTCTGGCCACATGGCGGGAAGCAGTGCATCGCGCGACGACGTCTGCACAGTTAGCCATGTCCCTATACGCGCTGGAGTCGTCCATCGCCTGGGACAAAAGCATCATGAAAGCTGTGAGCGATCAGGCCGAATTTAGCTTACTGAACGCCCGCAAATATAACACGAATCTCAGT aaCTGCCAATTTTGCCATAGCGGAGACAACGAGGACAAGCTGCTGCTGTGCGATAGCTGTGACCGGGGCTATCACACCTACTGTTTCAAgccaaaaatggaaaacattcCTGATGGCGACTG GTACTGTCATGAGTGTATGAACAAAGCAACGAGCGAACGCAATTGCATCGTTTGCGGTAAAAAGATTTCCATGGCTGGCACGAGACTGCTCGTGTGTGAAATATGCCCTCGCGCATATCATACAGACTGCATTCAGCCTCAGATCCACAAAGTTCCTCGCGGAAAATGGTACTGTTCGAATTGCATCTCCAAGAAACCCCCCAAGAAGACTGTCAAAAAGCCCAAGACCTCGAATAGGGAGAGCGAATCCTCTGACCAGCCACCTGCGAG CCCCACACCCTCGCACAGCTCAGTGACCACCAACGAAGACCTGCCGACAACGAATTGCAGCCTAGGTAGCGACGTTTCGATCGTTTCCAACACCAGCACGATAGCCCCCGAAAACTCGCCCTCTGCTCTCGCCGCTAAAAAGGAAAAGGAGAAGGAAAAGGCGCAGAAACGTTTGATGAAGGAGCTGGCGCCCTGCAGGGTCATCCTAGACGATTTGGAATGCCACGACGACGCGTGGCCTTTCCTGCTGCCGGTTAATACCAAACAGTTCCCCACAtacaagaaaattattaaggtGCCCATGGATCTGTCTACGATCAAGAAGAGGTTACAGGATTTGGT TTACAAATCTAGAGAAGATTTTTGCGCGGATGTGCGTCAAATCTTCAACAATTGTGAGACGTTCAACGAGGACGACAGCCCGGTGGGCAAAGCCGGCCACTGCATGCGCCAGTTCTTCGAGGCCCGATGGACGGAGCTTTGCTCGAACCACAGTTGA